The Spodoptera frugiperda isolate SF20-4 chromosome 2, AGI-APGP_CSIRO_Sfru_2.0, whole genome shotgun sequence genome has a window encoding:
- the LOC118268815 gene encoding ankyrin repeat domain-containing protein 13D: MAFTAEEVARRYPIHWLVWNNHHEELKAHLDGNKFTQEELESKDCRGRTPLLLAVTLGHLETTRVLIEAGADVNCEKDGWTAVQEATSTGNPELLSMVLSRRDYQRHVLRSGGIPDLLRRLSLAPDFYVEMKWEFTSWVPLVSRMCPFDTYKVYKRGGNVRVDTTLVGFDNNRWQRGDRTYIFRGQGRTASLMELDHELGTSWCEYLEPMSGDREWPAPPPHVIEQRLAAPLAINYLDTDKISFERNKSGIWGWRQDKTENVNGYECKVFGANNVELVSKTRTEHVKGAGPGGARPAHSAPRAPLAGLLALADPEAHSPLLPEKPLLQDESPSPRSSRSREDLSYIPVTWQEYFSDAELDRDIGRPREVATKVQKFKATLWLCEDYPLELQEQIMPILDLMAAISSPHFAKLKDFVQMQLPAGFPVKIEIPLFHVLNARITFGNIFATETPVPYIECIQEGDRLSCVVDDQCFAVGRGYRDSAGPDDRLACGVDDEEGLLQYAIQQSLMETGTQDDQVDVWEALRGARPASPGRPRTLEHDTHLLAHEERQLQRAIEASLASVSLTSPTSPEAPIVEDELDLDTDGDAELAAALALSAREQASRDMQLAAEQRAFDEALRLSLLDK, from the exons ATGGCATTTACTGCGGAGGAAGTCGCGAGACGCTATCCGATCCACTGGTTAGTGTGGAATAATCATCATGAAGAGCTAAAAGCTCATCTGGATGGTAACAAG TTCACACAAGAAGAACTAGAATCCAAAGACTGTAGAGGCCGCACTCCTCTGTTGCTGGCAGTGACGCTCGGCCACTTGGAGACCACACGCGTGCTCATTGAGGCTGGAGCTGATGTCAACTGTGAGAAGGATGGCTGGACTG CGGTCCAAGAAGCCACGTCCACGGGTAACCCGGAGCTGCTGTCGATGGTGCTGTCCCGGCGAGACTACCAGCGCCACGTGCTGCGCTCCGGTGGTATACCGGACCTACTGCGCCGGCTCAGTCTCGCGCCAGACTTCTATGTCGAGATGAAGTGGGAGTTCACTAGTTGGG TGCCCCTAGTATCACGCATGTGTCCGTTCGACACGTACAAGGTGTACAAGCGCGGCGGGAACGTGCGCGTCGACACCACACTGGTCGGGTTCGACAACAACCGCTGGCAGAGGGGAGACCGGACCTATATATTTAGAGGACAGG GTCGTACAGCAAGTTTAATGGAGTTAGACCATGAGCTCGGTACATCATGGTGTGAGTACTTGGAGCCGATGTCCGGAGACAGAGAGTGGCCGGCGCCGCCCCCCCACGTCATCGAGCAACGCCTGGCCGCGCCGCTAGCTATCAACTACTTGGATACAGACAAAATTAGCTTCGAAAG AAATAAGAGTGGCATATGGGGCTGGAGACAGGACAAGACAGAGAACGTGAACGGTTACGAGTGCAAAGTGTTCGGAGCTAACAACGTGGAGCTCGTGTCGAAGACTCGCACGGAGCACGTGAAGGGCGCGGGCCCGGGGGGCGCACGCCCCGCGCACTCCGCGCCTCGGGCTCCACTGGCGGGGCTACTGGCACTCGCAGACCCTGAGGCACACTCGCCTTTGTTACCCGAGAAG CCACTACTACAGGACGAGTCTCCGAGTCCCCGCAGCAGTAGGTCCCGCGAGGACCTGTCGTACATCCCGGTGACCTGGCAGGAGTACTTCTCCGACGCGGAGCTCGACCGGGACATCGGCAGGCCGCGGGAGGTGGCCACCAAGGTGCAGAAGTTCAAAGCTACGCTGTGGCTCTGTGAGGATTATCCTTTAGAG TTACAAGAACAAATAATGCCGATCCTCGACCTGATGGCCGCGATATCGTCACCACACTTCGCTAAGCTAAAAGATTTCGTCCAAATGCAGCTACCAGCCGGATTCCCTGTTAAAATTG AAATCCCCCTCTTCCACGTGCTAAACGCGCGCATCACATTCGGCAACATATTCGCGACGGAGACCCCCGTCCCCTACATAGAGTGTATACAAGAGGGGGACCGACTGTCGTGCGTGGTGGACGACCAGTGCTTCGCCGTGGGCCGCGGGTACCGGGACTCGGCCGGGCCCGACGACCGCCTCGCCTGCGGAGTCGATGACGAGGAGGGGCTGCTGCAGTATGCTATACAGCAGAGCTTGATGGAGACTGGCACGCAGGATGATCAG GTGGACGTGTGGGAGGCGCTGCGCGGCGCCCGGCCGGCGTCCCCCGGCCGACCGCGGACACTCGAACACGACACGCATCTACTCGCACACGAGGAACGACAGCTGCAGAG AGCGATAGAAGCGTCTCTCGCGTCGGTGTCACTGACCTCGCCGACCTCGCCCGAAGCTCCCATAGTGGAAGATGAACTGGATCTCGACACCGATGGGGACGCGGAGCTTGCAGCCGCTTTAGCGCTGTCGGCGAGAGAACAAGCCTCCAGAGATATGCAGCTTGCAGCGGAACAGCGGGCGTTCGATGAAGCGCTGCGGTTGTCGCTGCTCGATAAGTAA
- the LOC118268816 gene encoding dnaJ homolog subfamily C member 28 → MSKALISATLRHLDRAAPCYFAPTFIAAKTITSKATQKKIAECCNILNIPIDSKQDVVRQAFLDLAKKYHPDSGSPEADMDKFVAVENAFRVLSKHNTGASNKEEVEKIVFDIRHTAPQHRQYLSYEGYGHGTIFQRQKQYTQARAMKAAINVMEHRLEKAVASDKTLMKKGQGYGKKHDIKTKYGFDRLVEDLIQESMSKGEFENLSGKGKPLKNQNNNPYVDFTTHKLNEVLINNGFTPEWITLAKEIDQEIDSLKEEIRSDRMYLGPYPLNEEDLTKWERIYESNKELASSINMKINKYNLIVPLMNKQKFHVEFDKICDEILKNGLHSVARVEKENINVAKSNEHVGNDSDDLFGIFFKGLGDLIMFKDKNKS, encoded by the exons atgagtaAGGCACTAATATCGGCGACTTTAAGACACCTGGATAGAGCAGCTCCATGTTACTTCGCTCCTACATTTATTGCCGCTAAAACTATAACTTCGAAAGCAACACAGAAAAAGATCGCt gaatgCTGCAATATTCTCAATATTCCAATAGATTCCAAGCAGGATGTAGTCCGGCAGGCCTTCTTGGACCTTGCGAAGAAGTACCACCCAGACTCTGGGTCACCAGAAGCCGATATGGACAAATTTGTTGCTGTTGAGAATGCATTCAGAGTCCTCAGTAAACACAACACTGGCGCTAGTAATAAGGAAGAGGTTGAAAAGATTGTGTTTGATATAAGG CACACAGCACCACAACACCGACAGTACCTAAGTTACGAGGGTTATGGACATGGAACCATATTCCAAAGACAGAAGCAGTACACCCAAGCCAGGGCGATGAAGGCAGCCATCAACGTTATGGAACACCGTCTTGAAAAAGCAGTAGCTTCTGACAAAACCCTCATGAAGAAAGGCCAAGGGTATGGCAAGAAACATGATATCAAAACTAAATATGGTTTTGATAGACTAGTAGAGGATTTAATACAAGAATCAATGTCCAAAGGGGAATTTGAAAATTTAAGTGGCAAAGGAAAGCCTTTGAAGAATCAGAACAATAATCCTTAtgttgattttactacacataaGTTGAATGAG GTCCTAATAAACAATGGTTTCACACCAGAATGGATAACATTAGCCAAAGAAATAGACCAAGAGATAGACAGTTTAAAAGAAGAAATCCGTTCAGACAGAATGTACCTTGGCCCTTATCCGTTAAACGAAGAGGATTTAACAAAATGGGAGAGAATATACGAAAGCAATAAAGAACTAGCATCTTCTATCaatatgaagataaataaatataatttaatagttcCTTTGATGAATAAACAGAAGTTTCATGTGgaatttgataaaatatgtGATGAAATATTGAAGAATGGTCTGCATTCTGTTGCTAGAGTTGAGAAAGAGAACATTAATGTGGCAAAATCGAATGAACATGTTGGTAATGATAGTGACGATCTGTTCGGAATATTCTTCAAAGGTTTAGGTGATTTGATCATGTTTAAAGATAAGAATAAGTCTTAA